The proteins below are encoded in one region of Candidatus Hydrogenedentota bacterium:
- a CDS encoding Gfo/Idh/MocA family oxidoreductase, whose amino-acid sequence MPASPRPPLGAAIVGAGFMGQTYARCITTLVPDLTLRAVAVGSRAGALAEEYGVALEPNLEALLARDDIDVVCIATPHGVHGAQALAAAEAGKHLLIDKPMACTAAECDAILAACAERELRCDITYTQRQRIVNTEMKRLIDEGALGRVLHIHNTQVVPEGMKTTPQWQLRKENVGVLMGHGIHNIDQIRWLTGREVVKVFGKVRAFGPDYEVDSTSDLVLTLEDGTVCTIFCTFEATAPGIPRMGGSTQVLLERGSIDADWYGELRVAEQGGEWRVVAAQEKIDWQGKGFLDPVRLATYAKTLQALVDGIYSGDLRGTGWDGRQAVAIAEAAYESSRTGQEISL is encoded by the coding sequence ATGCCAGCTTCCCCCCGCCCCCCCCTTGGCGCCGCGATCGTCGGTGCGGGTTTCATGGGCCAGACCTACGCCCGCTGTATTACGACCCTGGTGCCGGACTTGACCCTGCGCGCGGTGGCCGTGGGAAGCCGCGCGGGCGCGCTGGCGGAGGAGTACGGCGTCGCGCTGGAACCGAACCTGGAGGCGCTGCTGGCCCGGGACGACATCGACGTGGTGTGCATCGCGACGCCCCACGGGGTCCACGGGGCGCAGGCCCTGGCGGCGGCCGAGGCGGGCAAGCACCTCCTCATCGACAAGCCCATGGCCTGCACGGCGGCGGAATGCGATGCGATCCTGGCGGCCTGCGCGGAGCGCGAGCTGCGCTGCGACATCACCTATACCCAGCGACAGCGCATCGTCAACACGGAAATGAAACGACTCATCGACGAAGGCGCCCTGGGGCGGGTGCTGCACATTCACAATACGCAGGTGGTGCCCGAGGGCATGAAGACCACGCCGCAGTGGCAGTTGAGAAAAGAGAACGTGGGCGTTCTCATGGGGCACGGCATCCACAACATCGACCAGATCCGCTGGCTCACCGGCCGGGAGGTGGTGAAGGTTTTCGGCAAGGTGCGCGCCTTTGGACCCGACTATGAAGTCGACTCGACCTCCGACCTGGTGCTCACGTTGGAAGATGGCACCGTGTGCACGATCTTCTGCACCTTCGAGGCGACCGCGCCGGGCATTCCCCGCATGGGCGGCTCCACCCAGGTGCTCCTGGAGCGCGGCAGCATCGACGCCGACTGGTACGGCGAACTCCGGGTGGCGGAGCAGGGCGGGGAATGGCGCGTGGTGGCGGCGCAGGAGAAAATCGACTGGCAGGGCAAGGGATTTCTCGATCCCGTGCGACTCGCCACGTATGCGAAGACCCTGCAGGCGCTGGTCGACGGCATTTACAGCGGCGATCTGCGGGGGACCGGTTGGGACGGACGGCAGGCGGTGGCCATCGCCGAAGCGGCCTACGAATCCAGCAGAACGGGTCAAGAGATTAGCCTCTGA